AGGCCCAGTTGTCGACCGAGGTCAACGACCAGACCTGGCGGATGTGGCGCATCGAACTCGACGTGCCCTCGGGCGGCAGACGGCTCGAATGTCGGGCGACCGACCGCGACGGCATCACACAGCCGGAAGAGCGCGTCGCGCCGGTGCCCGACGGCGCCACCGGCCGGCATTCCGTGCTCTTCACCGCGACCGACTGAGACGGCGTCGACGGGCCGCCGCGCTCGATGTCCGGAAGCGGGAGTTCTCGATTCGACGCGGGTCGTGGGTCCGGCGTCGAGACGTCGCAGGTCATCCGTCTCCGCCGGGCGTCGCCGCGGCGTCCCCCGATGCGGTCGTCCGCGGCGCCGTGCTCGCAGGGGGAATCCGGCCGTTCGCCGATGGCCGGCCCGCGGGCTGTCTCGCGCGCGATGCGCGGCGGGGCGCGAGCCCGGTCGTCGCGACGTCGAGGCGCATTCGGGCGCGGGCGCGTTCTGCCGTGGACGGTCCACGCCTTCGCACCGCACGACCGCGGCTGCGGTCGTCTTCTCGACGGAAAGTCCTCGAACGAGGCGAACCGAATCGACGGCCGCCGCGAACACCGGTCAGACGTCAGCGCAAGAAGACTTCCGACAAGGAGTGATCGGCAGTGCGTAAGACCAGGCAGAACGTGATCATCGGCGTGTTTGCCGCCCTGGCTCTCACGGTGACGGCATGCGGCAGCGGGGAGGAGGCCGCCGAGGACACCGGGGCGGCGGGCGCCGCCACCGCGGACGAGACCACCGAACCGGCCGCCTCCGACGGCATGGACTCCTCGGGCATGTCCGAGGCCGCGGGCGTCACCACCCCGGAGGACACCTTCGGTCCGGCCTGCGGAGACCTTCCACAGGGCGACGAGCCCGGCTCGTTGGAGTCGATGGGCCCGCAGCCGGTGGCCGACGCGGCGAGCACCAACCCCGTGCTCACCCGGCTCGTCTCCGCCGTGGGCGCCGTTCCCGGGCTCGGCGACACCCTCAACGGCGCTGAGGGGCTGACCGTGTTCGCCCCTGCCGACTCGGCCTTCGACGCACTCGGTGAGGGCGCCTTCGACGACCTGGCCGCCGACTCCGACGCGCTCGGCGAGGTCCTCGGCTACCACGTCGTGGGCGAGCGTCTCGACGCGGACGGCGTCGCCGAGGCGGGCACGCTGCCGACGTTGCAGGGCGGCGAGCTGACCGTCGAGGGCGAGGGCGAGTCGATGACCGTCGACGGCGCGGCCATCGCCTGCGGCAACATTCCGACCGCCAACGCCACCGTGTTCGTCATCGACACGGTCCTGACCCCCGGGAGCTGATTCACGCGGGTCGGGATCCCCCGGGGCCCGGTCGGAACGGGAACGGTCGACGACCCGCCCCGTCTCCGCCGAGGCCGCGGCGGGCCCGACGATCGAACACCCCGCGCGGGCCGGTGGCGGCCGGGTGGCGGGCCGCAGACACCTCACCTCGCCTTCACGCCGCGTCACCGAAAAGTGGATCTTCGGTGACGCGGCGTCTCACTGTTCGACGCCTTGATCGCTGTTTGCGTTAGCAACTTTGTGCAAGTCTTCACAAGCGGTTACCGTGTAGTCGTCACGGCGGCGCGCGACTCACTCACTCAGCTGGAACGACTGTCGCGTGACGCCCGGTGAGCAAGCATGAGGAGAGTCAGCGTGGCAGCGCAGCGGGATGCGGGTGATGGCTTCACCACGGACACCGCCGCGCCGGGCGTGACCCCCGTGGAGGCCTCGGTGGTCCGAGAACGGGCCAGGGCGATTCCCGAGGCGGCGGTGGCGCGACTGGCGGTGTATCTGCGGGTCCTCTCAGATCTGTCTCGCGACGGAGTGACGAAGATCTCCAGCGAGGAACTCTCCGTGGCGACGGGGGTCAACTCGGCGAAGCTGAGGAAAGACCTCTCGTACATCGGTTCCTACGGAACCAGAGGCGTCGGATACGACGTCGACGTGCTCGTCGGTCAGATCGAACGAACGCTCGGTCTCACCCGTCAGCACAGCGTGGCCGTCGTCGGCATCGGGAATCTGGGCCATGCCCTCGCGAATTACGGCGGATTTCCCGGACGCGGATTCCCGGTCGCGGCGCTGTTCGACGTCGATCCAGACCTGATGGGCGTCCCTGTCGGCGGGATGCCGGTGCACCACGTCAACGACATCAGGCGGGTCTGCGCCGAGCTGGAGGTCACCATCGGCGTGATCGCCACGCCGGCTCAGGGGGCGCAGAACGTCTGCGACAGTTTGGTTCAGGGCGGCGTGCGGTGCATCCTGAACTTCGCACCCGTCGTACTTCAGGTCCCGGACTACGTCGAGGTGCGCAAAGTCGACCTAGCGGTGGAGTTGCAGATCTTGTCGTTCCATGTGGCCCGGCGGGCGGATCAGGAGCAGGACGCGGCGTTCTCCTCGGCACACGCCGCGCCCCAGCCGGGCGTCGCGTCGGTTCCCGGCGTGGTGATCCCGCGATGAGCCTGCTCGCCATCGGGATGTCGCACCGCAGTGCGTCCCTGACGCTGCTGGAACGTGCCGTCGTCGGCGCGCCGGACACCGAGAAGCTGCTCGACGAGCTGCTGCGCTGCGCCAGCGTCGACGAGGTGCTGCTGCTCTCGACCTGCAACCGCGTCGAGGTCTACGCGATGGTCGAGTCCTTCCACAGCGCCGTCGAAGAGGTCACCGGCGTCCTGGCCCGCCACACCGGGCTGGACGGCGCCGAACTGACCGACGGCATGTACGTGCACTACGCCGCGGCCGCGGTGGAGCACCTGTTCACCGTCGCCGCGGGACTCGACTCCATGGTGGTCGGCGAGGAGCAGATCCTGGGCCAGCTTCGTGGCGCCTACACGGCCGCCGAGGCGGCACGGACCGTCGGCCGCGCGCTGCACGAGCTGTTGCAACAGGCGCTCCGCGTCGGCAAGCGGGCGCACTCCGAGACCGAGATCGGCGCCGAGGGCGCCTCCGTCGTCTCCGAGGCGCTGTCCGACGCCGCCGCGCTCCTCGGCGACCTGGCAGGCGGACGGGGCCTGGTGGTCGGTGCGGGATCGATGGGCGGACTGGCCGCCGCGCACCTGCGAAGAGCGGGCATCGCGGAGCTGGTGATCGCCAACCGCACGGCCGACAACGGTGACCGGCTGGCCGCCACCACCGTCGAGGCGGGCACGCCCGCCCGCTCGGTGGGTCTGGACCGGCTCGCGGTCGAGCTCGTCGACGCGGACGTGGTGGTCGTCTGCACCGGTTCGTTGGAGACCGTCGTCGACGTCGACACCGTGCGGACGGCGCTGGCGGACCGGAGGCCGGGCAGGCCGCTGGTCTTCTGCGATCTGGGGCTGCCCCGCGACGTGGACGCCGGCGTGGCCGAGCTGGACGCGGTGTCGGTGGTGGACCTGGACACGCTGCGCGCCCGGCTGCGCGGGCGTGGGGACGCCGACGCCTTCGCCCAGGTCGGCACGCTGATCGCGGCCGAGGTGGAGCACTACTTCGCCGCGCAGCGCTCCGCGTCGGTGACGCCCACGGTCACGGCCCTGCGCAGGCAGGCGGCCGAGGTGGTCGACGCCGAACTGCTGCGGCTGGACTCTCGACTCCCCGACCTCGCACCCGAAGTGCGGGCCGAGCTGAGCCGCACCGTCCGCCGTGTGGTGGACAAGCTGCTGCACACCCCGACCGTGCGGGTGAAGCAACTGGCCGCGGGTGCGCAGGGCGTGGGCTACGCCGACGCGCTGCGCGAGCTGTTCAACCTCGATCAGCAGCTGCCGAACGCGGTGAGCGCGGCGAAGACCGGACTCGGCGAGGGCGCGCGGGCCGGACGGGACGGGGCGGATCGCAGGGGACACGCGGAGTTCGCGGACTCCTCCGACGGTGGAGGCGCGGCGAATCCGTCCGGCAGGACCGCCGCCCCGGCGATGGTGCCTCCGGAGGCGGCTTCCGGCGCCCAGCCGCCCACGACGGCGGTGTTGACCGAGGTCACGAACGCGCCGACCTCGACGGTCGCCGCACCGATGCAGGCCGCGGGCGAGACGACCGAGACGCCGGAGGCGTCCGCGGCAGACGAACGACGGCGACGTGGCGAGGGCGGCTCGGCGGAGCGGAGTCCGCAGGAGCGCCCCGACCTGGATGGTGGGCAGCGGTGAACCGCAGGATTCGCATCGGTACCAGGGGCAGCAGGCTTGCGCTTGCCCAGACCGGATGGGTGGCAGACCAGCTCACGGCGGCGGGAGCCGACGTCGAACTGGTGCCGATCAGCACCCCCGGCGACCGTTCCATGGCGCCGATCGCCGAGATCGGCGTCGGCGTGTTCACCTCCGCCCTGCGCACGGCGCTGCTCGCCGACGAGATCGACGTCGCCGTGCACTCCTTCAAAGACCTGCCCACCACACCGGACCCCGGGCTCTCCGTGGCGGCGGTGCCTCGACGGGAGGACCCGCGCGATGCGCTGGTCGCCCGCGACGGCCTGCGCCTCGTCGAGCTGCCGCCGGGGTCGACGGTGGGCACCGGCTCCCCGCGGCGGGCCACTCAGCTGGAGGCCCTCGGCCTCGGGCTCGTGGTGCGTCCGCTGCGCGGCAACGTGGACACCCGACTTCGCAAGGTCGCCGACGGCGAGCTTGACGCGATCGTGGTCGCCCGCGCCGGGCTGGCCCGCTTGGGCCTGCTCGACGTCATCACCGAATCGCTCGATCCACTGCAGATGCTCTCGGCCCCTGCGCAGGGTGCCCTTGCCGTGGAGTGCCGCGTCGACGACGTGGACATCGAGCACCTGATCCAGTCCACTCTGGACGACCCGGCCAGTCGTGCCGCGGTGACCGCCGAGCGCGCCCTGCTGGCCGCGCTGGAGGCTGGTTGCAGCGCGCCCGTCGGTGCACTGGCCGAGGTGGTGGAGGACCTCGACGACGAGGGGCGCGTGAAGCTGCGCCTGTCGTTGCGAGGGGTCGCGGCGACATCGCAGAGCGATGTGCTTCGAGCCTCCGCCATCGCCGAGACGACCGCAGCAGAGCAGCTAGGCCGCGACGTGGCCGCAGAGCTGTTGGATCTCGGGGCCGCCGTGCTCAGCGGCCCCGAGCAGTAAGGGAGTGGGGAGTGCCCTGATGACCCGTGCACGCAAGATCCCCGGACGTATCGCCTTCGTGGGCACCGGCCCCGGAGACGCGGGACTCCTCACCGTCCGGGCTAAAGAAGTACTGAAAGCGGCCTCGCTCGTGGTCACCGACCCCGACGTGTCCGCGGAGGCGGCCTCGCTCGTCTCCGAGGGGGCCGAGGTCCGGCCCGCCGTCGGCGATCCCGCCGACGTGGCCAAGGACATGGTCGCCGAGGCGAAGAACGGTCGCCCCGTCGTCCGCCTCGTCTCCGGCGACCCGTTCACCGCCGACGCGGTGGTGCGGGAGGCCCAGGCGGTGTCGCGGACGACCATCGCCTTCGACGTCGTTCCCGGCGTCGCGGGTGCCACGGCGGTGCCCGCCTACGCGGGGGTGGCGCTCGGCGCGGTGCACACCGAGGCCGACGTCCGAGGAACGATGGACTGGGCGGCCCTGGCCGCGGCGCCGGGGACCCTGGTGCTGCACGCCTCGGGCAGCCATCTGGCGGAGGCCGCGTCCTCGCTGGTGGAACACGGCCTCGCGCCGCAGACCCCGGTGGCCGTCACGGCGGACGGGACGACGTTCACCCAGCGCACGATCGACACCACGCTCGCCTCGCTCGCCTCGGTGGCCGGGGACCTGCTGGGGCCCCTGGTGATCACCGTCGGGTCCGCGGTGGCCGGTAGACAGAAGCTCTCCTGGTGGGAGTCGCGCGCCCTGTACGGCTGGAAGGTCCTGGTGCCGCGCACCAAGGACCAGGCGGGCGCGATGAGCGAGCGGCTTCGGGCGCACGGCGCGATCCCCGTGGAGGTCCCGACCATCTCGGTCGAGCCACCGCGCAGCCCGGCCCAGATGGAGCGGGCGGTCAAGGGACTGGTCGACGGGCGCTACCAGTGGGTGGTGTTCACCTCGACCAACGCGGTCCGCGCCGTGTGGGAGAAGTTCCGCGAGTTCGGCCTGGACGCCAGGGCCTTCTCCGGAGTCAAGATCGCCTGTGTCGGCGAGTCGACGGCGGAGAAGGTGCGGTCCTTCGGCATCATCCCCGAGCTGGTTCCCTCCGGGGAGCAGTCCAGCGAGGGGCTGCTGGCGGACTTCCCGCCCTACGACGACATCCTCGACCCGGTCGACCGGGTGCTGCTGCCCAGGGCGGACATCGCCACGGAGACGCTCGCGGCGGGGCTGCGCGATCGAGGCTGGGAGATCGACGACGTCACGGCGTACCGGACGGTGCGGGCGGCGCCGCCGCCCGCCGACACGCGCGAGATGATCAAGACCGGCGGTTTCGACGCGGTGTGCTTCACCTCGTCGTCGACCGTCCGGAACCTGGTCGGCATCGCGGGTAAGCCGCACTCGCGGACCCTGGTGGCCTGCATCGGCCCGGCCACGGCCGAGACGGCGACCGAGTTCGGTCTGCGTGTCGACGTGCAGCCCGAGGTCGCGCAGGTGTCGTCCCTGGTGGACGCGCTCGCCTCGCACGCCGCCCGACTGCGTTCCGAGGGCGCGCTGCCGCCGCCTCGGAAGGCCAAGCGGGCGCGTCGCTGACCGAGACGGCCCTGTCGCGGCCGTCGACTCGATGAACGGATCGTTCCCGCCCGACCATGGGCGGGAACGATCCGTTTCGTCGTCAGTGGCGACTCTCGACCGGTGGGGAGGCCGGAGACCTTCCGTCGGATCGGGCATCACCACCCGTGGTGCGGCGGAGATCGGCGAGGTCGCGCCGCGGCGGCGCACAGGCCGTCGGGGCGGGAACGCCCGGGCCGCCCCGCGTGGCGGCCTGGAGCCCCCAGGGCACCGGAATCCGGCAGGATCGAGACCAGAAGAGAGGGCGCCCGGCCGCGACGGCGTCCGCCGAATCGAAGTCGCGGGATCGACGAAGGAGCCGACATGTTCCCGACGCACCGTCCCCGGCGGTTGCGACGCACCCCGGCGGTGCGTCGACTGGTCGCCGAGACGAGCGTGGCACCACGACAGCTGGTGCTGCCGATGTTCGTCAAGGAGGGCGTGTCCGCTCCGGTGCCGATCGCCTCGATGCCCGGCGTCGTCCAGCACGATCTCGACTCGCTCCGGCGGGCCGCCGTCGAGGCCGTCGAGGCGGGCGTGGGCGGCCTGATGCTCTTCGGCGTGCCCGCGGTTCGGGATGCCGTCGGCTCCGCGGGCACCGATCCGGACGGCATCCTCAACCGCGCGCTGACCGCGGTCGCCGCCGAGGTCGGCGACGCGACGGTGCTCATGGCGGACTGCTGCCTCGACGAGTTCACCGATCACGGACATTGCGGCCTGCTCGCCGCGGACGGCAGCGTGGACAACGACGCGACCCTGACCGCGTACCGGGAACTGGCCGTCGCCCAGGCCAGGGCGGGCGCTCAGGTCGTCGGGCCCAGCGGGATGATGGACGGCCAGGTGGCGGCCATTCGCGAGGCGCTGGACGAGGCCGCGTTCGCCGACACCGCGATCCTGGCCTACTCGGCGAAGTACACCTCCGCCTTCTACGGCCCGTTCCGCGACGCCGTGGAATCCCAGCTCAGCGGTGATCGACGGACCTACCAGCAGGACCCCGCCAACGCCAGGGAGGCGTTGCGCGAGGTGACGCTGGACCTCGCCGAGGGCGCCGACGCGGTGATGATCAAGCCCGCGATGTCCTATCTGGACGTGGTACGGCAGGTGGCCGAGATCGCCGACGTCCCGGTGGCCGCCTATCAGATCTCCGGCGAGTACTCGATGATCGAGGCCGCCGCCGCCCAGGGTTGGCTGGACCGACGGTCGGCCGTCCTGGAGACGCTGACCTCGATTCGCCGCGCTGGCGCGGACATCGTGTTGACGTACTGGGCGGTCGAGGCCGCTCGCTGGCTGCGCGAGGACTGACCGGCTCGGGCGTCGACCGGTGTGTGCTCGACGGGGCCGCCGCACCGGTCGACCGGCACGGCGTCGCGGCCGAAGCGGCGGCCGGGCGCATGAACGGCGTGGGTCCGCGTGTGCTCTCCCGCCGGCACCCGCCTGCGGTGGTCACCGGAGCCGTCTCCCCGTCGTGGGGCGGGAGTTCCGAAGAGACGTCGTCGGTCTCGGTCCCGATCTGGGCTCGGCCTCGGCACACTGCGGTGGGCCCTCCGGGGACGGGAATCCGTCGGCGTCGGATCTCGACTCCGGGCGTCCGGAATGGCCGATGATGGTTCACCTGTGACCCGGTCGAGCGCTATGTTGAGCCGATGATCACGCCGGTGGGCCCCGAGTCCGCCCGACCGTCCGCCGCCTCGCAGCGCGGCCCCGAAGCGGCCGTCGACGCCGACACGGATGCCGACACGGATGCCGGTCGGCGGGTGGCGCGGACCGGTGCGGTGGAGCCGGGCGAGGGTTCGGGAGGTCCTGCCGAGGCGGCGGGCCCGCAGAGCGGTGTGCGTGAGACCGAGGCTGGGAAGCAGACCGGGACCGAGACGCCGGCCCAGATCGAGAACGAGGCCGAGAACGAGGACGGGACCGGAACCGGGACCGAGGCGGGGACCGGGCAGCCGACCGAGATCGTGACCTGGACCGGGAACGAAGCCGAGGTCGAAGCCGAGACCGAGACCTCGCCGTCGAACCCGCCGGGCATTCCGATCGAGGTGAGCGTCGCGGCCGGGTTGATGGGCGTGGTGGTCGTCCTTCAGCTGCTTGTTCCGATCCGAACGCTGTTGGCGGGGGTGCCTGCCGATCGATGGGGTTCGGTGGGACTGGCCGTGCTCCAGTGGTTCGGCTTCCTCACCGTGTACGCGTTCTTCGGCTTCTCGGCGTATCGCGGCGCGCACTGGGCGCGGATCCTGCTGCTGGTCTTGGCGGCCGTGGCCGTGTTCGGCTTCCTGGCCGACACCGAGGAGCGGGTCTTCGGGTTCGCCGCGATCCTGCACTGTGTCGCGGTGCTCATGCTGTTCCTGCCCGGTTCGAGGAGCCATTTCGAGCCTGCCGGCCCCGCACTCCGCGGTTCTCGGCCCTCGTGACGGGGCTCCGTCGGTACGCCGACGGGCCGCGCGGCGATCGTCGGATGCCCGATCACGCCGACGATTCGTCCCGATCCGGGTGCGATGTCGGCGCGCGAGGGCGGCGGGGCGGCGCGCCGGACGGCAGTCGGCGGAGCGCGATCGGGCAGCGGGTCGGGCCGTCGAGAGCGGCACCGCGGCCGGTTGCGGCGGCCTCGGCGCCCGCCTGCCGAAGATGTCATCCGAACCGGTGATCTTCGTCCCCGGGCGTGCCGTCGACCCGTTCGGCGGTAGGCGGCGGAACGAGCGGCGGACTCGACCGCGGCGGTCGCGACTCGACCGGGCGATGAACCGATCACCCTGCGACGACGCGGCATCGCACCCGACGATCGACCCCGACCGGCCCCGAGCGGCACGGCGGTGATGGAGCCCTCGATCTCGCCACCGGCCTCGACCCGGTCCGGCCAGGCTGTGGACATCGCGGCGGGCGGCTTCTAACGTTCAGGCGTGTCCACTCCCGAAGATCCGGATCGTCCTGGTTCGCACGAGTCGATCCCGTCCTCGTCGTACCCCGCCGCCCCCGCGGCCAACTCGGGTGTGCAGACGATCCCGATTCCCCGAGAAGTCAAGATCTCCTTCTGGATCTGGATCGTGACGGCGGTGGTGATCTTCAGCTCGGTGCTCTCCCTGTTCGGTCAGCGCGACGAGATCAGGGCTCAGACGATGCAGGAGAACCAGGGCAGCCTGACACCGGAGGAGGTGGACCAGGCGGTCGATCTCGCCTTCGGACTCTTCTTCGTCGTCTACCTCTCCGTCGCCCTCCTGTTCACACTGTTCGCCTTCAAGGCCAAGGCGGGGCGGAACTGGGCGCGGATCGCGCTGGCGGTGGTGACCGGTCTCAACCTGCTCGCCTTCATCAGCGGGCCGAACTCGGGCCATCTGATGAGCATGTTGTCGATCCTCGTCTCAGCGCTCGCCGTGGTGCTGCTGTATCTGCCGAACTCCAGTGCCTACTTCGCTCTGAAGAAGAACCTCCCCACCCGGGGCGTGAACTCGTAGGAACGGCCGGCGTCTGAGACCAGCGGCGGAGTGAGGCGATTCGGCGGGAGACCTCGCCTGCGCCGGCGGACCGACACTGGCACGAGTGAGGGGAATCACAACGGCTCGGTGTGGGCCAGCCCTGTGTAGTGTCCACTCACTTCGTTTCCGGAGGTGGCCGATGCGCGAGCTTCCGCAGGTTCGAGCCCTGCCCGCGTCGGTCGAGCGGCTCGTCGAGATCCGCGATCGGAGTCCGCGTGCCACCCGATTCGCGACAGGCGAAAGACCCGTTATCGGGGACGGTCATCCCCATTCCGCTGGACGATCAAGGAAGCGTTTCCTACTGTGCTGCTCGTGAGCACGCCATTCAATCCACAGGGCCAGGGACGACCGCAGGGTTTCGGCGGCCCGGCACCGCAACCAGGCCAGGGCGGCTACCCGCCCGCGCCGCCCGTCGGGCCCCCCGGCGCATACCCCGCACCGCAGGGTCAGCCAGGCGCCTACCCGGGCGGCATGGGACAGCCCGGCCGCCCAGCGCGGCCCCGCACCGTGGACCTCGCCTTCTACCTGTACCTCGCCAACGCCACGATCGGCGTCCTGAGCGCGCTCGTCCTCCTGATCACCATGAACGCGCTCATCGACGAGCAGGCCGCCGCGGCGGGCGTGAACGCCGAAGCCCTGGGCGAGGTCGTCAGGGGCGCCATCATCATCACCGTGGTGATCACCCTGCTCGTCGCGGCACTCAACCTGCTGTTCGTGTTCATGATGCGCAACGGCCGGAACTGGGCGCGTATCCTGCTCACCGTGCTCTCCGCGCTCGGGCTGCTCTCCTCGCTCAACTCGCTCGGAGACGCGACCGCCAACCCGCTGACGCTGATCCTGACGATCGTGGGCATCGCGCTCCCGCTCGCCGCCGTCTTCCTGATGTTCCGTCCCGAGTCCAACCGCTACTTCCAGCAGAGCTGAGAGATGCCCGAATCAGCCGAGTCGTCCACGACGCTCCCGCCGAAGGTCATCCGGACCGCGGTGGCGTTGTGGTACGCACTCGCCGCGTTCCTGACGCTGCACGCCCTGTTCCTGTGGCTTCGGCCGCAGGGCATCGCGGAGCAGCTTCAGCGGCGGTCGGACATCACCCCGGCGGAGGCGGCCGACTTCGCGGCCGGGCTGGTGCTGGAGAACCTGCTGGTCACGCTGTTCTTCGCCGTGCTCTACTGCGGCTTCGCCTTCCTGCTCGGTCGTCGACGCCGCTGGCCGAGGATCGCCCTGACCGTCGTCGGCGCGCTCCAGCTGTTCCTCCAGCTCGGCGCGGGATTCACCCCGGTCGGCATCGTGGTCCTGCTGCTGGTGGTGGGCGGTCTGGTCGCCGTGTGGCTGCCGAAGTCGTCGATCTGGCTGAACGGCGGCGACCCCGACCGGGCAGGCTGATCGACTTCACCGGAGGGGTCGGCTCGCCGCGGCGATCGTGCACGGTCGGCTCCTGCTCTGTCGGGTGCTGCTGCCCGTCCTCCCGCCTCGGCGGCATCGGCGAGCAGCCCACCCGGCCTGTCTGACGAGCGGGTCGGTCTCCCCGACCGGTCGTCGGCCGGTGCCCACGGCGGTCCCGCTTCGCCTCGGCCGACCGATCCCCGGGGACGGCCGACGTCGCGATCACCGACCTCACGGGCACAGGCCTCCCCTCGGCCTGCCCATGGCAGACTTCTCGGTCATGACCGCTCCGCAGCCGACGACCACGCTCGGTGACCGCCCGGCGGGGGTGCATCGCCTGCATCAGCCGCGTCGGGCCGTGCTGGCCTGCGTCGAGGTGCTCATCGCCGCCGGTCTGATCGTCCTCGCCGTGTGGCTCTGGCGCACCGGCGTGCTGCGCGACGAACTGCCGGTCGGCGACGGCGAGTCCCGAGTGTTGTTGCGCTATGTCGGCGACCGGCTGGCCCTGTCGGTGGGCGCGGGCTGCCTCGCAGGCATCCTGGCACTGGACTCGATCCGACAGTTCACCCTCGCGATCCGAACGAGGCCGCGCCCGGAGCCGCTTCACGGGCCGGTCCCGCCGCCCGCCTGACCCGCCGGCACCGGCCGATCGGGGGACTTGCGAGACTGGTCCGGTGACTCAGGTGCCCGACTCTTCGACGTCCGCGCAGCCGGTGGCCCGTTCGCAGGGCCTGTTCGATCGAGCGAACGGGGTGACTCCCGGCGGGGTGAACTCGCCGGTCCGCGCGTTCCACTCGGTCGGCGGCACGCCTCGGTTCATGGTCCGCGGCGCGGGCGCCTATCTCTGGGACGCCGACGACAACCGCTACGTCGACCTGGTCAGCTCCTGGGGCCCGATGATCCTCGGGCACGCGCATCCGGCCGTCGTCGACGCGGTCCGGACCTCGGCCGCCGCCGGACTCTCCTTCGGCACGCCGACGGAGGGCGAGATCCTCCTCGCGGAGGAGATCATCCACCGGGTGGACCCGGTCGAACAGGTCCGACTCGTCAACTCGGGCACCGAGGCGACGATGAGCGCCATCCGACTGGCCAGGGGCGTCACCGGGCGGAACAAGATCGTCAAGTTCGCCGGCTGCTACCACGGACACGTCGACGCGCTGCTCGCCGCCGCGGGCTCCGGGCTGGCGACCCTCGGAATCTCCTCGACGCCCGGCGTGTCCGACGTGCAGACCGCCGACACGATCGTCCTGCCGTACAACGACCTGTCCGCACTGCGCGCGGTGTTCGCCGAGCACGGCCGGGACATCGCCTGCGTGATCA
This genomic stretch from Actinoalloteichus hoggarensis harbors:
- the hemC gene encoding hydroxymethylbilane synthase, with translation MNRRIRIGTRGSRLALAQTGWVADQLTAAGADVELVPISTPGDRSMAPIAEIGVGVFTSALRTALLADEIDVAVHSFKDLPTTPDPGLSVAAVPRREDPRDALVARDGLRLVELPPGSTVGTGSPRRATQLEALGLGLVVRPLRGNVDTRLRKVADGELDAIVVARAGLARLGLLDVITESLDPLQMLSAPAQGALAVECRVDDVDIEHLIQSTLDDPASRAAVTAERALLAALEAGCSAPVGALAEVVEDLDDEGRVKLRLSLRGVAATSQSDVLRASAIAETTAAEQLGRDVAAELLDLGAAVLSGPEQ
- a CDS encoding redox-sensing transcriptional repressor Rex — encoded protein: MRRVSVAAQRDAGDGFTTDTAAPGVTPVEASVVRERARAIPEAAVARLAVYLRVLSDLSRDGVTKISSEELSVATGVNSAKLRKDLSYIGSYGTRGVGYDVDVLVGQIERTLGLTRQHSVAVVGIGNLGHALANYGGFPGRGFPVAALFDVDPDLMGVPVGGMPVHHVNDIRRVCAELEVTIGVIATPAQGAQNVCDSLVQGGVRCILNFAPVVLQVPDYVEVRKVDLAVELQILSFHVARRADQEQDAAFSSAHAAPQPGVASVPGVVIPR
- the hemB gene encoding porphobilinogen synthase, with protein sequence MFPTHRPRRLRRTPAVRRLVAETSVAPRQLVLPMFVKEGVSAPVPIASMPGVVQHDLDSLRRAAVEAVEAGVGGLMLFGVPAVRDAVGSAGTDPDGILNRALTAVAAEVGDATVLMADCCLDEFTDHGHCGLLAADGSVDNDATLTAYRELAVAQARAGAQVVGPSGMMDGQVAAIREALDEAAFADTAILAYSAKYTSAFYGPFRDAVESQLSGDRRTYQQDPANAREALREVTLDLAEGADAVMIKPAMSYLDVVRQVAEIADVPVAAYQISGEYSMIEAAAAQGWLDRRSAVLETLTSIRRAGADIVLTYWAVEAARWLRED
- a CDS encoding uroporphyrinogen-III synthase is translated as MTRARKIPGRIAFVGTGPGDAGLLTVRAKEVLKAASLVVTDPDVSAEAASLVSEGAEVRPAVGDPADVAKDMVAEAKNGRPVVRLVSGDPFTADAVVREAQAVSRTTIAFDVVPGVAGATAVPAYAGVALGAVHTEADVRGTMDWAALAAAPGTLVLHASGSHLAEAASSLVEHGLAPQTPVAVTADGTTFTQRTIDTTLASLASVAGDLLGPLVITVGSAVAGRQKLSWWESRALYGWKVLVPRTKDQAGAMSERLRAHGAIPVEVPTISVEPPRSPAQMERAVKGLVDGRYQWVVFTSTNAVRAVWEKFREFGLDARAFSGVKIACVGESTAEKVRSFGIIPELVPSGEQSSEGLLADFPPYDDILDPVDRVLLPRADIATETLAAGLRDRGWEIDDVTAYRTVRAAPPPADTREMIKTGGFDAVCFTSSSTVRNLVGIAGKPHSRTLVACIGPATAETATEFGLRVDVQPEVAQVSSLVDALASHAARLRSEGALPPPRKAKRARR
- a CDS encoding fasciclin domain-containing protein; this translates as MRKTRQNVIIGVFAALALTVTACGSGEEAAEDTGAAGAATADETTEPAASDGMDSSGMSEAAGVTTPEDTFGPACGDLPQGDEPGSLESMGPQPVADAASTNPVLTRLVSAVGAVPGLGDTLNGAEGLTVFAPADSAFDALGEGAFDDLAADSDALGEVLGYHVVGERLDADGVAEAGTLPTLQGGELTVEGEGESMTVDGAAIACGNIPTANATVFVIDTVLTPGS